Sequence from the Pelorhabdus rhamnosifermentans genome:
ATACTGAATTACAACAGGTCATTGATAGCCAGAAAGAGACTAATTTGGTACTGGTTAAAAAGCTGGAAGTGGCGGAGTACGAGCGCGATGAAGCGAATAGAATTGTTAAAGTTGCTTGTGATGATGTATTACGCCTATATAGAGAGCGTGACGAAGCGCGGCGACAGTTTATGGAGTTTTCTAAATCACCCATTTACAGTGGCATAATTGCAGAAAATAAGCAATTAAAAACGCAGGTTGAAGAATTACAAGCACAGGTTGCTGATCTTAAACAAACTAATAGTCAACTTGCTGATGCTGCAGTTGAAAGGCCCCCATATAAACATGATTTATTAGAGCAGGTTGCTGTGATGCGTGGGGCGTTAGAAAAGTACAATGATCTAATGTGCATGTCTGAAATGGCGGCTCAGTATGGCGGAAAACTTGAAGATAAATTGAAATTTGCCAGCAGAAGAGATGCTATTGCGGCAGAAATGGTAAAAGCATTGGACACCACGCCAGCAGAAGCAGTAGAACGGGTGCAGGGGCTGGTGGAAGCGTTGAAGCCATTTGCCGAATACCAGCTAATTCAAAAATTTTGTGACGATTACACGGTTTTAGTTAATCCTTGGGGAAAAGAACAAAAGAAAATATGGCGCAGTGATTTTGACAGGGCGAAAGAAGCCCTTACAAAGTATCGGGGTGAAAAATAAATGAAAGTTGAAGAGGCAATAAAACTGTTACGTGGAAATAGTGCATCATGTCAAATTTGGTCAAGGAAAAACGAAATAGCTGATTTAATCGAACAGCAACAAAAAGTGGTTGAGGTTGTGAAAGAAGTATTAATTTTATCTTATAAAGCATTAGAAAATGAAGTATGTAACGGTTGCAATTTAAGTTTAGTTATACCTAAAAATACAAGAGGATGGTGTCATGATTGTTTGATTTATCCTGCAACAGTTAAAATAGCGCATTTACTAAAAGAATTGGAGGACGGAAAATGATCAATAATATAAAACTTAGTTGCCCTTTTTGTGGGGGTAAAAATATTGAATTTGATGATTGTAAAGGGACGGAAGCGTGTAATAACTTTGAGGAATGTAAATCAGCGTATTATACGGTAGTTTGCAACATTAATAAAGGAGGTTGCGGAGCGTCTAGTGGATATTATCAAACTAAAGAGCAGGCTATTAAAGCTTGGAATAGGCGCGTGGTATTGGAGGACAGCAAATGAATGAACAAGTTAAACAAATTTATAAATATGTTAAGACAATGGAAGATTTAAATTACTCTGATTTAAACGGGGATGATAGCAAACACGATATATTTTTAACAATACAAGCGGATTGTTATAAAAGAGTCAAATGTTTTATTGAAAATATTACGGAGGACAACAAATGAATATAACAATGGAGCCATGCTGGAAATACATAACTAATACATTGAAAGAGCAAATATTTCATGTTGCCGAAGAAGTTGCTGAAGTTGCTGAAGTTGTACATGCTGCCAGATCAGAGTCAAAGCATAAATTAATTCTTGAAATCTTGGACGTGATTCAATCGTGTTTTACGCTACTGGCCATATTGGGAGTTGAGCAAAAAGAATTAGATAAATATGTTGCTGAAATGAAGCTGAAGAACAGCACGAACGGGCGAAATTATTACGATAAGCCGCCCAACCATTATGTAGGCAAGGATTGTAAACTGTGTGCCCATCATAAGACAAAGTTTGAATGCTATAGACATTGTGGTCCGTGTGAGCCAGCTTTTATAGCAAAGTCATGCGATAATTGCGGATTTGGCAGGTGCTTGATTGGCAGAAAAGACCAAGTCTGCGACGATTGGAAAGAGGGGGAGGATTAACGTGAAAACTTATAATTGTGATGGAATTGTCACGTAACGACGATATAACAATATAACGCACAAAAGGGGAGATTAAAAATGAGATCATACAAAAATGGATTATTGCCTGTTAAAACGTGGGCTAACGAAATAGAAGAATCGGCATTTAAACAAGTCGAGAACTTATCAAACTTACCTTTTGCTTATCATCATATTGCATTGATGCCTGATTGCCATTGCGGTTATGGCATGCCTATAGGTGGAGTGTTGGCAACAAATGATGTGATAATTCCAAATGCCGTAGGTGTGGATATTGGTTGCGGGATGGTAGCCGTTAAGACTACTGCTACAAAAATTACAGAGGAACAAATTAAACAGATTATTGGTAAGGCAAGAGAAGTTATACCTGTCGGGTTTAAACATCATCAAAATCCACAAGAAAGCAGTGTATTTGATAATGCGCCGTTAAATATTCCTATCATCAAACAAGAGTTTGAAAATATGAAATATCAATTAGGAACATTAGGCGGGGGAAATCATTTTATTGAGATCCAAAAAGGCGACGATGATCATATTTGGCTCATGATTCATAGCGGTAGCAGAAATTTAGGGAAAAAGGTATGCGATTTATATAATAAAATAGCTCAAGATCATAATGCTGAATATTATTCTACGGTGCCAAAAGAATGGCAATTGGCTTTTTTACCTGCTTCATCAATGTCTGCTACAGAATATTTAACTGCTATGAATTTCTGCCTTGAATTTGCTTATGCCAATCGTGGACATATGATGAATAAGCTTGTTGAAATTTTTAATGATGTTACCGGACATGGTGAAGAAAGTCATATCAATATTCATCATAATTATGCCGCTCTTGAAAATCATTTTGGTAAAAATGTTTGGGTGCATCGTAAAGGTGCAATTCGGATGCGTGAAGGCGAAAAAGGAATTATTCCCGGCTCGATGGGAACGCCTTCGTATATTGTTGAAGGGCTAGGTAATAAAGAATCGTTTATGTCTGCTTCTCATGGCGCGGGGCGTAAAATGAGCAGGTCTGAAGCAGATAAAACATTTACAGAGGAAGAAGCTAATAAGTCGATTGATGGCGTTGTGTTTGGCAGATGGAACAAGAACAGAAAAGGCGGTTTAGATTTATCGGAATGTCCATTAGCTTATAAAAACATTGAAGAAGTAATTCGGAATGAATCCGATTTAGTTAAACCTTTGGTAAAATTACAGCCTTTGGGAGTAATGAAGGGATAACGATATAAAGGGGAGGGATGATTTACGACACCAGTCATTGATATAAAAAAGCAGAACCGAGAGGCATTAAAGTGGATCTTAAACTTTTATGATCTAAAACAGTCATATATTGAGCAATGTGCGGCGTTTAGCGAATTGGCGGCAGTAGTTAACGATGGTATGCCTCACGGGACAAGCACAGGCAATCCAGCGGCAAATAAGGCAAGTGGTTTAATAGATATTGAGTGGAGTAAAACTTGGATTATGGCAGTTGAGCTTATGGAACAAACTCTATCAGAGAAAAGCAGAAAGTATGTTGAGCTACGGCGTGATGCAGCACATCAATTGAAAAATAGAAATAAGCCGGGACCCATTGGCTGGGTTGACTATGTACAGCCGCGGTATGTTGAATGGTTCTGTTATCGCTATGGTAGAGAGATTAATCCGCCAACCAAGCAAGCTATGACAGCGTGGATGAACAAAATTGTTTATACTGCCAACATAGCAAGATATGAAATATTGCTAAGAGGAAACATTTTTAAATAGTCATTGACCAATTAGCAAGATTTCAGGATTATACTGATAATGTAAGAAATTGACCGAGAGGCAGTTACTTATGTAGGACGCGCTGTGTTGTGAGTAGCACCTCATTAAAAGCGGTTTGGGCGCGACTGTACTTTGCGGAGAACTATTCGGGGGCAAGTACATGGTTGTGGTGGCGGAATAGGTAGACGCTAAATTGCAGTTGAATGCAGTTGCAAATGTAGTCAACATAAGTCTAATCCAGAATGTAGCTCAGCCAGGTAGAGCAGGGCGCGAAACGCTCGTGTCGGTGGTTCGATTCCATCCATTTATGTTAGGTGAAAATCCTAACCCACAACCAAATTCAAACAGAATCCGTCAAGCCTCTCGACGATGCGGACCAGGGCGGGACAATCAAAGGTAAGCTGCTACAATGCTACGGCATGTACGGACAGGCAGGGAGCAGCAAGGTATATCGCGGGTGATTAAAACTATATCTGGTTTTTCTAGTGTTAGATAATGGGGCGATATGCAAAATGAATCCGTCAGATTGCGAGATTCCTAAAAACTAAAAACGGAAATTATCAGTAACGATGAATAATGATGTTTGAAAAATAAGGAATTGAGGCTAGACGGTGGCGGGGTCCGCGAGTGACTATAAACTACACAGCCGGAATGGTTTAAGCCGAAAGCGCAGATCGCTCTATATGAGCCAACAGGCGGCATTAGCGTGTTAGACTTTTACCCTGTGGTACTGATAATTGCCGCCGATAAAAATTTAGCCTTGCTGATAAAACAGCAGGGCTTTAATTTATTTGCAGGAAATTGTTCCCTTTTGCCGAAGTATGTTAGAAAATGGGAAAGGGAGATGCTTTACTTGAAAAAGATAAAATTTATGTTACGGTATGATCAAAAAGGACGAGGCTTTCACATTAATTCGATGGAACTTTATGGAGAGGTAAATAAAAGATTAATTAGTAAACAAATTGCAACTAGTGTTGAACAAGATAGTGATCCACGCGAACCTTTATCTGATGGTGATATTTTGCACATGGAAGTACCATACTTAATCAAAAATGATACTAATTCAAGTAATTTGACAATAGAAAATATCAAAACTGCATTAAAAGATATAGATTTATTTGATAATAAATCTTTATTTTCGAATGTAAAAATTACAGAAGAAAATTAAATCCAACGACCTTCTTGTTGAAGTGTTTTATAGAATGGTGGAGGGCGGTAGTTAGAATGAATAATAGTATTGATAATAATACGACTTACGAATTGTTTATACGCCAAGCATTTAGTGTCGGTAAGAATGAAATGGTTGGGAGATGGGGTGATCCGGCTCAACTTGCGAATACAGATGTATTTTCAGATGTTGGTATTGAAGAGGTAAAAACTGCTGTAGCATATTCTATAGCTATATATCGATCGTATTGTGAGAATGCCAACAGCAATGATAAGGAAACAATGTCAAATTGTTTAAAGAATGTAATTAATGCTCCTGATAAAAAGGCTATAATTAATATAATAAATAAATTTGAAGATATTAGAAAAAAGTATTATAAACACAATTGGATCAAATAAAAAAAATGATATCTAGCGTCCTGCGGGGCGCTTTTTCTATGCCATAAAACAAACGAGTTTGCTTATAACGAGTAGGCTTTTATTTTGCAGGAAATTGTTTCCTTTTAGCGAATTGTGTATAAAAATGGTAAAAGGGAGTGAATACTTGTGGAATTCGATACTAAGCAAAAGGTATTAATTGCAATGTATGTAGAGTATCAAAAAGACCTACCTAATATGGATGAAAATATAACCCCCGAGAACTTGGGGTTGCAAGAAGAAATTTTTGCTGTAGCAATAGAAAAATTGCTTAATGAAGAATTGATAAATGGTGCTGATGTAACAAGGTGCATAGGAACCTATGATCAACCTGAAGCGACACTTTTTGGTGCCATGTTAACTTCAAAAGGCATTTCATATGTTGAAGAAAAACTAGGTATTAACTCAAACCTATCAGGTAAAGAAAAAATTGAGGTTGTACGCAAATCATTTTTGGAACAAGGGTTGGATGTATTGACAGATTTTGCTGCTAAAGTAACTGCAGAACTAATAAAAGCGCAAACTTGACAAAGTTAATTGCGAAATCAAAGAGCCGAAAGGCTCTTTTTTAATCTCATAAAACAAATTAAGCCTCGCTTAAACGGCGGGGCTTTTACTATATACGAAAGGAGATGTTTAAAATGCCAGTAAAATGCAACAACCGAAAATGCAAGCACAACGATTGCCAAAAATGCGGTTTAGCTGAAACCTCAGTAAAAGTGGCTGATGCCTCACTAAATACCTCTACGGCCTCTGCTAATACCTCGCCTCAAGATTCAACAAATACCTCTATAAATTACCTCTATTGCAATAATGCAGAGCCGTGGCCTAACGAAGATATGAAAGAGATAATGAAGGATGGCGTTAATCCGCTATGCGACAGGGTTAGGCATAGATATAAGTCTAAGCGGCAGGATGGGATATTGATGAAATAAAAAAGGCCACCTTATTTGGCAGCCTTCGCTGTTCTGCATGATAGGTGAATTTCATAGTGAAAACCTCCTTGGTAGGGAAGAGCCAACCGCCGAAACGGTCAGCCAATACCTTTTAATTGTTCCATGACACGACGGGCGGCATATTTGCCGTTACCTGTTAGCTGGCGAACCCATGCGCTGCGGCTAGGGGACCATTTAAAAGAATTATGTTTCAAAACCTCCCTAATATTGTCGGCTGGTTTACCGTCAAAGATAAACTGGCAGCGGTTGTCGTCCTCTTTGTAGGTATACCTGTCATATTCAACCTCTACAGGCTGCTTGTTTGCATTACGTTCTAATACCTCTATACGCTGTTTAATCCTGTGAATATTGGCATTGTTATTGGTTAATGCGTAATTAGCGAATCCGACACGGCCTAAAGAATCAGGCATTTTTAGTTTTGCAATTTGCGAATCAGTATATCCGAGTTTATACAGTTCGTTATCATCATTTTTGCGAATGGCTTTATTAACGGCTTTCATAGTTTCTTGTGCTTTTTCTGCCTGTTCGAGTTGAGCCTTTAACTTTATGATTGCGTCTGGGTCATCAGAGGATATGCCGCCAGTACCAACAGAAGCGGCTTTTTGTTCGTAATAGTTTGCTGTGTCAGACAGTTTGAAAGACTTTTCGTATTTATTGCTGATTTTATTGCGGTAATTACGGTCAGACCGTTCAGAATGATGCCCGACTAAAATAGGTTGACCGAATGGAATGACCTCTGCCATTTTATGGGCTTGATTATATGCGGCCTTGCTTTCAGACCTCTTGTTTGCGGCAAATTCTAAATACCTTTGCCGCCTATTTTCAAGTTTTTGTTCGTAGGAGTTAAGTGGGCGTTTTTCTTCCTGCTGAACCTCTGTTATTTCTTTACTTGAAACCTCTGAAACCTCATTGACTTCTGGCAAAACCTCTGCAACAGTGGAAATCTCTTGCAATTCCTCTTGGTGTTCAGCTTCATATTTTGCGCGGCGTTCTTCCTCTTGCTTGGCATATGCTGCCCGATCTGCTTCATCATTAGCAGCTTTCATATCTTGGTATTTTTGTTCCCAACATTCCGGGAAACGATTTTCGTAATACCAAGTGTTTTCATAGTTTTGTTGAAACGCTTCTTCAATTGACTGATTGAATCTATTTCGACAATGAGCCTGCAATTCTGTTTTACGTTCTTCTGATTGTTCACGACTTGTCATTATATATTTAGCACCTGGACAGCCTAATTTTTCAGTGTCTAAATGGCGATATTCGTAAATATCCTCCATACCGTTAAAATGGCCTTGCTCATATTGTCCGACAATGCGGTCTACTAATTCGGTGACGGGGCCGTCAATCCATGAAATATGAACGCTGTCGCCGCCTGCAAAGTTTTCAGAAGTAACGAAGAATTTAACCTCTGGGAAAACCTCTTTAAGTTTAGTGCGAATAGCTTTAGCTGTTGCCGCTGCGCCTGTAAGCTGGCCTTTATTTTTGGCTTTTTGTTCAGCTTTATAGGCAAGTCTGGACCTCTGCGATTCAAGATGCTTTTCAATAGCAGCCTGCCGTGATTCAAAGCTACGATAGTAGTAATGACTGGACGGCTTGCCTGCTGTTCCGTCGAAAATCATAAGATACGGCTTATTGCTTACCTCATAAGTAACAATTACGCAGTTAGCGTCTTTGTGTTCGTTGACGGTTGCACCTTTACACATATCAATATACAATTTGCGCGCTGCTTGACGTTTTTCTTTTGTGTCTAACCTCATTATTAAAACCTCCCTGCTATCAGCTTTTATTCACGGGCTTTAGACCGTCGCTGGCAGCTTTACAGGGCAGGTGTTTAGCCTGCTTGAAATGCGGAATCTGGTAATCTGTTTGTATCTCTTGCAATTGCTAAAAGGTTGTTGAAAGCGTCCTGGTAATCAGTTGATTTTTTAACCTTTTCGACTGCACTTGTTGCCCATTTAGAACCATCAAATGAGCACTGTAAAACATCTCTAGTTTCTGTTAATGGCAATTGATAAAGATTTATGGTTTTATCGATTAATTCCAGTTTAAAGTTTTTCATTATTAAAAACCTCCTTATATTGTCGGTCTGGCTGTCGGTGGTTGTAACCGTCTGCCTGCCAGCATTACCGGGCTTGTCACCCGTCACTCTGCAAGAAGTTTAGCAGAATTTCTAATTGTGTTTTTATCTTCTTCTGATAAGCAAATGCATTTATCTTGTGCTATTTCAACTATCATTTCAATAAAACGTTTTAAGTCGTGAGTATTATTTTTCATCTTTACCGCCTCCGCTTGTTTATCTTCTATGATTCTATTTTATACTAAGATGTATTAATAGTCAAGCGGTTTTAATGCATTTTTGGATAAAATATTTACAAAGATGTATAAAACATTTATAATGTGGTTGAGGTGATGAGATGCCAAGAACAGAACCAATACCACAAAACGAAATTGAACAAGTAGAGAATAGCATTAAAAGAGAAATAGCCGGGGCAGGCTCAAATGCATCTGACACGGCTAAAAGATTGAAAGAGACATATGATTCTTCGGATACGCCTATCTCTCTATCTAGACAATTGAGACAGGGGACTATACCTTTTTGGAAAGTGCTGAGAATTGCAGACGTATTAGGCTATGAAATAGTTTGGAAGCGAAAAGGAGAATAAATGTATGATTGCATGGCTGATTAAATGGAAATGGATAGGGGATCATGCCAAAGTAGAAAATGATATTGCTGCTATAGTTAATTACAGAACTTCGCCTGATAATGTTAAAAGTTTGGTTGAGCAATTATATGTTAATTCACTTTGTTTGCGGGATCGTCTAAGGTACGTTAAGAGTAAATCAAGCCTAGTATACAAGGCAAATTCCGATATTAACGGCACAATAATTTGTGGAGATAATCCATTTTTGGAAGCAAGGAAAGTTGATATTCTGGAAGTTGTAGAGTGTGAGCAAGGTAAACAATCATTGGTATATAATAAGCATTACGCAAAAAAGAAAAAGCCCCAGCAGTAGGCCGGGGAATAAAAGGACCGTCCAATTAAGGGCAGTTTTTTTGTGCAGAAAAATAGAGCTACTTTGCTGTAGCCCTGAGCTGTTTAATGAGTTCTTTAACTTTTTCGTATTCTTCGTCGGTTAGCCGGAAGTTACGGGCCTTTTTCCCGGATGGGCGAAGAGTGCCGGACGGTCTGCCAGCACCTTCACGTTTACCGCCTTTTGGCATTGTATTGCCTCCAATATCTATAAAGAGTCAATAAAGCAGCTAAACTTAAAGCAATATCAGTAATTGATTGTAAGGTATCACCGGATAATGACTGTCTGTTAAATAGCCATACGATAGCAACAATCCAAAAACAAATTTCTGAAAAGTATTTCATAATTTTCGAATGATGCGGTATAATAATATTAGGGTTGGGGAGGTTTTCCTCCCCTGTGGCTCATCCTCTACGCTTATGCTTGACCGGCTGGCGTTTTGGGTGGGCTTTTAGTTTTTCTAGGATTTCTAGAACGTTCTTAAGTATTTCAAGAATCATCTTGATTATTCCTAAGATTGCCCCAACAATTCCTAGAATGATCAACCCTGTCTTATCATCCACTCATTCAATCACTCCTTTCCTTTGGATTAATTACATTATACCATATTATAGATTAAACGTAAAGTATTTATTCATAGATATATTGTTATTTTAGCGTCCTTTTGGGGCGCTTTTATTATTTTTGAAAGGTAGGCGAGAAGATGAGCAAAGGCATAGTGTTTTGCTTTAACCTTAGAAGTGTGTACATTATCAAACACGCATTGAGAGATAAAGAGCGCGATGAAGCAGAGGAGAGAGTCTTTCAATATGTTTGCCAGACGATAGATGAGTTTAAGGCGGATAAAAATATAAGGTAGTAGGTGAATATGTTATGACAGATAAGCCATTAAGTAACGATACTATTCATGTCTTTCATAAATTTGATCCTCGTACATTAACATGCAGATGCGGGATGACGTATGAACAATATTTAAACATGAATTTAGGGCGAACAGACAGATTGATTAAGTCTTTGCCGCAAAATGGTGAAAGCCCAATTAAGAAAGTGTTTTCTGTATTAAAACAAATGGTAAGCAGGTGATAATATGGCAGTAAAAAAAGATTGGGAAAAGGCATATGAAGATTATAAGACCGGACAATTTACATATGATGATATTGCTAAAAAGTATAAGGTAAGCAAAGCATGTGTAAATAGTTGGCGAACTAGGCACTGGACTAAATTAGATAATGCAGATGTAATGCAAAACGGCAATGATAATGCAGATACAATACAAGGTAGCGATATTGATATGCAAAGCGATATACAGCAAGAGCCTGTGAAGCTAGACGTGACAAGACCTACAGAGTTATTAGTACCAATCGTTACTAAGCAATTAGAGGACACTAACCCAGCATTGATATATCAAGAGTATAGTCGCGATAATCTACCACAGATAAGCGACCGAGAAGCACGGTTTGTTGAGGAATACATCATAGATCTAGACAAGAAGGATGCTGCCATCAGAGCAGGGTACAGTGTAGCCAATGCCGATAGCC
This genomic interval carries:
- a CDS encoding RtcB family protein encodes the protein MRSYKNGLLPVKTWANEIEESAFKQVENLSNLPFAYHHIALMPDCHCGYGMPIGGVLATNDVIIPNAVGVDIGCGMVAVKTTATKITEEQIKQIIGKAREVIPVGFKHHQNPQESSVFDNAPLNIPIIKQEFENMKYQLGTLGGGNHFIEIQKGDDDHIWLMIHSGSRNLGKKVCDLYNKIAQDHNAEYYSTVPKEWQLAFLPASSMSATEYLTAMNFCLEFAYANRGHMMNKLVEIFNDVTGHGEESHINIHHNYAALENHFGKNVWVHRKGAIRMREGEKGIIPGSMGTPSYIVEGLGNKESFMSASHGAGRKMSRSEADKTFTEEEANKSIDGVVFGRWNKNRKGGLDLSECPLAYKNIEEVIRNESDLVKPLVKLQPLGVMKG
- a CDS encoding Lar family restriction alleviation protein, with product MINNIKLSCPFCGGKNIEFDDCKGTEACNNFEECKSAYYTVVCNINKGGCGASSGYYQTKEQAIKAWNRRVVLEDSK
- a CDS encoding terminase small subunit, whose translation is MAVKKDWEKAYEDYKTGQFTYDDIAKKYKVSKACVNSWRTRHWTKLDNADVMQNGNDNADTIQGSDIDMQSDIQQEPVKLDVTRPTELLVPIVTKQLEDTNPALIYQEYSRDNLPQISDREARFVEEYIIDLDKKDAAIRAGYSVANADSLGCRVYARPDVNAHIQVALAERRKRSGMNADTAIRELGRIGRANPARVLMADGGINPDASEDDLAAVQSVKVKVTPTKDGGEIVEKETRFHDKTRALELYMKAAGMLIDRKQIDVTAKVEEMSDDDRLKRIKELQSQLAIDVSVEP
- a CDS encoding YjcQ family protein, giving the protein MEFDTKQKVLIAMYVEYQKDLPNMDENITPENLGLQEEIFAVAIEKLLNEELINGADVTRCIGTYDQPEATLFGAMLTSKGISYVEEKLGINSNLSGKEKIEVVRKSFLEQGLDVLTDFAAKVTAELIKAQT
- a CDS encoding DUF3560 domain-containing protein: MRLDTKEKRQAARKLYIDMCKGATVNEHKDANCVIVTYEVSNKPYLMIFDGTAGKPSSHYYYRSFESRQAAIEKHLESQRSRLAYKAEQKAKNKGQLTGAAATAKAIRTKLKEVFPEVKFFVTSENFAGGDSVHISWIDGPVTELVDRIVGQYEQGHFNGMEDIYEYRHLDTEKLGCPGAKYIMTSREQSEERKTELQAHCRNRFNQSIEEAFQQNYENTWYYENRFPECWEQKYQDMKAANDEADRAAYAKQEEERRAKYEAEHQEELQEISTVAEVLPEVNEVSEVSSKEITEVQQEEKRPLNSYEQKLENRRQRYLEFAANKRSESKAAYNQAHKMAEVIPFGQPILVGHHSERSDRNYRNKISNKYEKSFKLSDTANYYEQKAASVGTGGISSDDPDAIIKLKAQLEQAEKAQETMKAVNKAIRKNDDNELYKLGYTDSQIAKLKMPDSLGRVGFANYALTNNNANIHRIKQRIEVLERNANKQPVEVEYDRYTYKEDDNRCQFIFDGKPADNIREVLKHNSFKWSPSRSAWVRQLTGNGKYAARRVMEQLKGIG